In a genomic window of Candidatus Dadabacteria bacterium:
- a CDS encoding AlpA family phage regulatory protein — translation MVLPIQKSVRKKQRREGSNLYNYEFPEPVKLSARARGWRLADVEAWIDARENYRAGRLTDKRPSE, via the coding sequence ATTGTTCTACCGATACAAAAATCAGTTCGAAAGAAACAGCGGAGAGAAGGGAGTAATCTATATAATTACGAATTCCCCGAGCCTGTAAAGCTCTCCGCAAGGGCGCGGGGCTGGCGGCTCGCCGACGTGGAAGCCTGGATAGATGCCCGGGAGAATTACAGGGCGGGAAGGTTAACTGATAAGCGGCCGAGTGAGTAA
- a CDS encoding restriction endonuclease, whose amino-acid sequence MAKKQKEPRLWLIRSGSRGERELDALEQNKALVGWSEVGDLSNKNRSEIVRRLEEIFPGSSKNRIANYASQLHRFVNIIQIGDLVVMPRKLTDGIAIGEVTGDYNYIDDPNDIFPNSRSIKWHKESVPRDNFKQDLRHSFGAFMTVCEIKRNRAIDRVLAVLETGRDPGPLLDKPGLIPTQIVDDESDVEEYEVDIEEVANQQIVSLIKSQFAGHDLAKLVAEILETEGYTTKVSPPGPDGGVDILAAGGTLGLGEDRICVQVKSSDGEANRDVVLKLIGSVSQSGAQTGLLVSIGGVNKAARKDLDDDFFKLRLWQMDDLLKALFKNYAELPEYMRAKLPLRQIWAPVSQDDL is encoded by the coding sequence GTGGCTAAAAAGCAGAAAGAACCAAGGCTCTGGCTTATTCGCTCCGGCAGTCGAGGAGAGCGTGAATTAGATGCCCTTGAGCAAAACAAAGCACTTGTCGGCTGGAGTGAAGTCGGAGACCTAAGTAATAAGAATCGTAGCGAGATTGTTAGGCGGCTTGAAGAGATATTTCCCGGTAGCAGTAAGAATCGGATTGCGAATTACGCTTCACAACTTCACCGGTTTGTGAATATTATTCAGATAGGTGACTTGGTGGTTATGCCCCGCAAGCTTACCGATGGTATTGCAATTGGTGAGGTGACTGGAGATTACAACTATATTGATGACCCTAATGATATTTTTCCCAATTCGCGTTCCATTAAATGGCATAAGGAATCCGTACCTCGCGATAATTTTAAGCAGGACTTGCGCCACTCATTTGGAGCATTTATGACTGTCTGCGAAATCAAACGAAACAGGGCTATTGACCGCGTGCTAGCGGTTCTTGAAACTGGAAGAGATCCAGGTCCGCTTCTTGACAAGCCAGGACTCATTCCTACTCAGATTGTAGATGATGAATCAGATGTTGAAGAATACGAAGTTGATATTGAAGAAGTAGCAAATCAGCAAATTGTTTCGCTGATCAAATCTCAATTTGCCGGTCATGACTTGGCCAAGTTGGTAGCGGAAATACTCGAAACCGAGGGCTACACGACAAAAGTTTCACCTCCGGGACCGGACGGAGGAGTCGATATCCTTGCCGCGGGAGGCACTCTTGGCCTTGGTGAGGACCGTATCTGTGTTCAGGTCAAATCAAGTGATGGTGAAGCCAATCGTGATGTGGTACTCAAGCTTATAGGTTCTGTTTCTCAAAGTGGGGCGCAGACAGGATTGCTTGTAAGTATTGGTGGTGTGAATAAAGCTGCACGGAAGGACCTTGACGACGATTTTTTCAAACTCCGTCTGTGGCAGATGGATGATCTGCTGAAAGCGCTTTTCAAAAACTACGCTGAATTGCCTGAGTACATGCGTGCTAAACTTCCACTTAGGCAAATCTGGGCTCCTGTTTCGCAAGATGATTTATAA